The Paracholeplasma brassicae genome contains a region encoding:
- a CDS encoding MIP/aquaporin family protein, which yields MKNISKALKAEFFGTLFLVLLGSIAALESGALIYAALGFGGTLALMAYIFGGHYNPAVSIGMFVSKRINKNELITYIAAQFVGALVASFFLALMYGFGQNIAANVVSSNVPGSDFIQLFNGLLIEAVLTFVFVLNILNITKNKENASIAPLVIGFGLVILIVVGGNLTGTSVNPVRSLAPAIFQTNALSQVWVYILGPSLGGLLAGLFYNRL from the coding sequence ATGAAAAATATAAGTAAAGCTTTAAAAGCGGAGTTTTTTGGAACACTGTTTCTCGTCTTGTTAGGTTCAATTGCCGCACTTGAGTCTGGCGCTTTAATCTATGCCGCCTTAGGATTTGGTGGAACACTCGCCTTGATGGCCTATATCTTTGGTGGTCACTACAACCCTGCGGTTTCGATTGGTATGTTTGTTTCTAAACGCATTAATAAGAATGAACTGATTACCTACATTGCTGCACAATTTGTTGGTGCACTAGTTGCTTCATTCTTCCTTGCCTTGATGTATGGGTTTGGACAAAACATTGCTGCAAACGTCGTTTCTAGTAACGTCCCAGGATCTGATTTCATTCAATTATTCAATGGGTTATTGATTGAAGCCGTTTTGACCTTTGTGTTTGTTTTAAACATTCTTAACATCACGAAGAATAAAGAAAATGCTTCAATTGCACCACTAGTGATTGGTTTTGGATTAGTCATCTTGATCGTTGTAGGTGGTAACTTGACTGGTACGTCAGTTAACCCTGTGCGCTCATTGGCACCTGCTATTTTCCAAACAAACGCGTTAAGTCAAGTTTGGGTCTATATTTTAGGTCCATCGCTTGGTGGTTTACTTGCTGGTTTATTTTATAACCGTCTATAG
- a CDS encoding MFS transporter, whose amino-acid sequence MSKQVLIILFSGLVGLAMNIAHPATPAYLRTLSISADMFGIIFASMNLGNFLMAPVWGNLGDIKNRKYIIATTLFFYGVSQFFFGYFSNIYLIILVRFAAGFFAAGVISNGLAHISEDPYYETIRKRTISSFVSFFAIGGAAGYYLGGWVGTYFVGQESYVLFTQAIVTMLVVVFFLIFVDVPNFNHQNKARPSFINQIKQFKTLSKPLMLLILIAVIISIAHTNFSKYLDLYINDLGYSSKDIGQLVAVTGLLTLVINWFVVPKMIKHVKATTTLISAVIISAVFSFLTFYLDQTHIYFYVYTFYLMYIVGKAIYEPTLTYHLSNFDEVSPGMIMGIRQSAISLGAVIGPLLGGYLYKDLGVGMFYILSLILVVSAGLLLYYTKLRGEYVD is encoded by the coding sequence ATGAGTAAACAAGTTCTAATCATCCTATTTTCGGGGTTGGTTGGATTGGCTATGAATATAGCCCATCCTGCCACCCCTGCTTATTTAAGAACACTTTCGATATCCGCGGACATGTTTGGTATAATTTTCGCATCAATGAATTTGGGAAACTTCTTAATGGCGCCAGTTTGGGGAAATCTTGGTGACATTAAAAACAGAAAATACATCATTGCGACTACCTTGTTTTTCTATGGGGTTTCGCAATTCTTTTTTGGGTATTTTTCTAATATATATTTAATTATTTTGGTTCGATTTGCTGCTGGTTTTTTTGCTGCTGGTGTCATTTCAAATGGGTTAGCACACATTTCAGAAGACCCGTATTATGAAACGATAAGAAAACGTACGATTTCAAGTTTTGTATCATTTTTCGCCATTGGTGGTGCGGCTGGCTATTATCTTGGTGGGTGGGTAGGTACTTATTTTGTCGGTCAAGAATCCTATGTGCTATTCACCCAAGCGATTGTTACGATGCTGGTGGTGGTATTTTTCTTGATATTTGTGGATGTACCAAACTTTAATCATCAAAATAAAGCGCGACCAAGTTTCATTAATCAAATTAAACAGTTTAAAACACTTTCTAAACCGTTGATGCTTCTCATATTGATTGCGGTGATTATCTCAATTGCACACACAAACTTTTCAAAGTATTTGGATCTTTATATCAATGATTTAGGTTATTCGTCAAAAGACATTGGACAACTCGTTGCTGTGACTGGGTTATTGACGTTAGTTATTAACTGGTTTGTTGTTCCAAAAATGATTAAACACGTTAAGGCCACAACGACTTTAATCTCAGCGGTTATTATTTCAGCAGTTTTCTCGTTTTTGACTTTTTACTTGGATCAAACGCACATTTACTTTTATGTTTATACGTTTTATTTAATGTATATTGTTGGTAAAGCAATCTACGAACCAACACTTACTTACCATCTTTCAAACTTTGATGAGGTCTCACCTGGTATGATCATGGGAATCAGACAAAGTGCAATTTCATTAGGGGCTGTGATTGGCCCACTACTTGGGGGTTATTTATACAAGGATTTAGGCGTAGGTATGTTCTACATTCTATCGTTAATTCTTGTAGTATCAGCAGGGTTATTACTCTACTATACTAAGTTAAGAGGTGAATACGTTGACTAA
- a CDS encoding cation:proton antiporter, translating into MLISLALILLLALSLGSLFEKMKLPKLLGMLFTGIILGPFLLDLIDESLLDISTELRKVALVIILLRAGLSLKLNELREVGITALLLSFVPATLEIIGIAIVGPMLFDITLLEALILGSVLAAVSPAVIVPKMIELIEEKRGTAKKIPQMVLAAASVDDVFVIVLFTSFLTMYEKNQFDFGSLITIPISIVLGALIGALLGGALIWLFKRIHMRDSVKVLIILSFGFILLYMEDYFMISGLIGVMSLGLMISYRYEILASRLQLKFSKIWVFAEILLFVLIGAALNLDGLKSIWFLVLLMVVFGLLFRIVGVFIASIKSKLNQKERLFVGFAYLPKATVQAAIGAIPLQQGLEAGDLILSAAVFAILVTAPVGAFLIDLTKKKLLQQT; encoded by the coding sequence GTGTTAATCAGTCTTGCGTTAATCTTACTGCTTGCACTTAGCTTGGGCAGTTTGTTTGAAAAAATGAAGTTACCGAAGCTATTAGGAATGTTATTTACGGGTATTATTTTAGGCCCTTTTTTATTGGACTTAATCGATGAAAGTTTATTAGATATTTCGACTGAACTTCGGAAAGTGGCTCTGGTCATCATACTATTAAGAGCAGGGTTGTCTTTAAAACTAAATGAATTAAGAGAAGTAGGCATAACCGCACTCTTACTGAGCTTTGTGCCAGCAACACTTGAAATCATCGGTATTGCAATTGTTGGTCCAATGCTTTTTGATATCACGTTACTAGAGGCATTAATTTTAGGTTCAGTACTTGCGGCGGTATCGCCCGCTGTAATCGTACCTAAAATGATTGAGTTAATCGAAGAAAAACGTGGGACAGCTAAAAAAATACCACAAATGGTTTTAGCAGCGGCATCGGTTGATGATGTTTTTGTCATTGTTTTATTTACGAGTTTTCTTACGATGTATGAAAAAAACCAGTTCGATTTTGGTTCGTTAATAACGATTCCAATTTCGATTGTATTAGGTGCACTCATAGGTGCACTTCTTGGCGGGGCACTAATTTGGTTATTTAAACGGATTCACATGAGAGATTCAGTCAAAGTACTGATCATCCTATCGTTTGGTTTTATCCTATTGTATATGGAAGATTATTTCATGATTTCAGGGTTGATTGGTGTGATGAGCTTAGGTTTGATGATCAGCTACCGATACGAAATTTTAGCTTCGAGGCTACAACTGAAGTTTAGTAAGATTTGGGTGTTTGCCGAAATTTTATTATTTGTCTTAATTGGGGCAGCACTTAATCTTGACGGACTAAAATCTATTTGGTTTTTGGTTTTATTAATGGTGGTCTTTGGATTGCTGTTTCGAATTGTTGGTGTGTTTATTGCTTCAATCAAGTCGAAACTTAATCAAAAGGAACGCTTATTCGTTGGCTTTGCCTATCTGCCTAAGGCGACGGTGCAAGCAGCCATCGGGGCAATACCCCTACAACAAGGCCTAGAAGCAGGCGATTTAATCTTATCTGCTGCGGTGTTTGCGATTTTGGTAACAGCACCCGTGGGGGCATTTTTAATTGATTTAACAAAGAAAAAACTGTTACAACAAACGTAA
- a CDS encoding pseudouridine synthase, which yields MMRIDKYLAHCGYGSRTEVKKIIKNKLVFCNEILVTKDDLKINPELDEIIVEGERSSYQQYVYIMLNKPAGYISSNYDPIHKVTKELIKEFDHFQTFPVGRLDLDTEGLLLLSNDGKLAHDLLSPRKHVDKMYYVEFSGTYREIYTSLFESGITLEDGYLTMPAKIELLADNKANLTIQEGKYHQVKRMFEALDMKVTYLKRMTFGPLHLDPNLKKGSYRLLSDDEVLLLKNHKEA from the coding sequence ATGATGCGAATCGATAAATACCTTGCGCATTGTGGCTATGGTTCAAGGACTGAAGTCAAGAAAATCATCAAAAATAAACTCGTATTTTGTAACGAAATACTCGTGACGAAAGACGATTTAAAAATTAACCCAGAATTAGATGAAATCATCGTTGAAGGTGAACGTTCTAGCTATCAACAATACGTCTATATTATGTTAAACAAACCCGCTGGCTACATCAGCTCAAACTACGATCCCATTCACAAAGTAACCAAAGAACTCATCAAAGAGTTCGATCACTTTCAAACCTTTCCTGTGGGAAGGTTAGATTTAGATACTGAGGGTCTTCTACTTTTATCTAACGATGGGAAACTTGCTCATGATTTATTAAGCCCCAGGAAGCACGTTGACAAAATGTATTACGTTGAGTTTAGTGGTACCTACCGAGAAATTTACACTTCTTTGTTTGAAAGTGGCATTACCCTCGAGGATGGCTATTTAACGATGCCAGCAAAAATTGAGTTACTCGCAGATAACAAAGCCAACCTCACCATCCAAGAAGGAAAATACCACCAAGTTAAACGCATGTTTGAAGCGCTAGACATGAAAGTGACCTACCTTAAACGCATGACTTTTGGACCGCTTCACCTCGATCCAAACTTGAAAAAAGGAAGTTACCGTTTGTTAAGTGATGATGAAGTGCTTTTATTAAAAAATCACAAGGAGGCTTAA
- the recD2 gene encoding SF1B family DNA helicase RecD2, which produces MTKIIGNITHYLYKNKDNGYSIAKIVIEDGKEVIITGYFPELAKDVSYEFEVEEVSHPKYGVQWKVNSFSKADVQNKEGLIAYLSSDLFTGIGPMRARKIVDTLGDDAIIKILEDKNVLKDIGLNPLQIERFYQQLFQNQVVEETLVKLYGYGLTSRMAMKLFNKYGSETLKVLKSNPYKLIDDIEGVGFVRADEIAKLFDISETDERRIEAAVLFACHTYSFKKGDTYITEKQLIQSSKMVLGQIQEDYIINAVVRLVDQERLIKNNQRYYIKFIYEAEQAISKDIKRLIHRDQTSIIKQELSTYIGIVEKILQISYTEKQVEAIKEALNSPISVITGGPGTGKTTVIRGIIEVYARLYDLDLASDKIQEHIALIAPTGRAARRMKDVMGIPAQTIHRQLGYNYEGHFLFDDVYQLPQKLIVIDESSMIDVFLANQLFKSISNESIVIIVGDKDQLPSVGPGHVLGDILSSQIVTVIELNEIHRQAKNSGIIRLATAINQQSLNKEVLTDSNDLTFISSNQDDMMDLIIDAVDQALDANYDLIEDVQILVPMYRGPIGIDQINKVMQKHFHPKTAKNIQYADKTYYVGDKVIQLVNSPERGIMNGDIGYIHDMTKTATNDDLIAVMFDGNKVFYHKPDLEELNLAYAISIHKSQGSEYAIVIMPLANGYQVMLRKELLYTGITRTKSHLSLIGALGLIEKSANILNEKRQTALKSFLVEEDIQLETNEDELSPFDFLDE; this is translated from the coding sequence TTGACTAAAATCATAGGCAACATCACCCATTATCTTTACAAGAACAAAGACAATGGGTACTCAATTGCAAAAATTGTAATTGAAGATGGAAAAGAAGTCATCATCACAGGTTATTTTCCTGAACTTGCAAAAGATGTGAGTTACGAATTTGAAGTTGAAGAAGTATCGCACCCTAAATATGGGGTTCAGTGGAAAGTCAACAGTTTTTCTAAAGCAGACGTTCAAAATAAAGAGGGGTTAATAGCCTATCTTTCCTCAGACCTATTTACTGGTATTGGACCGATGCGTGCAAGAAAAATTGTCGATACCCTTGGTGATGATGCCATCATTAAAATTCTTGAAGACAAAAACGTACTAAAAGACATTGGACTTAATCCGTTACAAATTGAACGATTTTATCAACAACTCTTTCAAAATCAGGTCGTAGAAGAAACACTTGTCAAACTATACGGTTACGGACTAACCTCACGTATGGCCATGAAGTTATTTAATAAATACGGTTCAGAGACATTAAAAGTGTTAAAGAGTAACCCTTATAAGTTAATCGATGACATCGAGGGTGTTGGATTCGTTAGAGCCGATGAAATTGCAAAATTATTCGATATATCTGAAACGGATGAAAGACGAATTGAAGCGGCGGTATTATTTGCTTGTCACACATACTCGTTTAAAAAAGGGGACACGTACATCACAGAAAAACAACTCATCCAGTCATCAAAAATGGTTTTAGGTCAAATCCAAGAAGATTACATAATTAATGCAGTTGTTCGATTAGTCGATCAGGAAAGATTAATCAAAAATAATCAACGCTACTACATTAAATTTATCTATGAAGCTGAACAAGCGATTTCCAAAGACATCAAACGGTTGATTCATCGAGATCAAACCTCAATTATAAAACAAGAGTTATCAACCTACATCGGTATAGTAGAAAAAATCTTGCAGATTAGCTACACAGAAAAACAAGTAGAAGCGATTAAAGAAGCTTTGAACTCACCGATATCAGTGATTACGGGAGGCCCAGGTACAGGTAAAACAACGGTGATAAGAGGCATCATTGAAGTTTACGCAAGGTTATATGATTTAGATCTTGCTAGTGATAAAATTCAAGAGCACATCGCACTAATTGCGCCCACAGGTAGAGCGGCTAGACGTATGAAAGACGTGATGGGGATACCTGCTCAAACCATACACCGTCAACTTGGTTATAATTACGAAGGGCACTTTTTGTTTGACGACGTTTATCAATTACCACAAAAATTGATTGTCATTGATGAATCGTCGATGATCGATGTATTTTTGGCTAATCAGCTATTTAAGTCAATTTCAAATGAGTCGATTGTAATCATCGTAGGTGATAAAGATCAGTTACCTTCGGTTGGACCAGGTCATGTTCTAGGTGACATCCTAAGTTCTCAAATTGTCACGGTAATTGAATTAAATGAAATTCACAGACAAGCCAAGAATTCTGGTATTATCCGACTAGCAACTGCCATTAATCAGCAGTCACTAAATAAAGAAGTCCTAACTGATTCGAATGATCTGACTTTCATCTCCTCAAATCAAGACGATATGATGGATTTAATCATTGATGCGGTTGATCAAGCGCTAGATGCGAATTACGATTTGATTGAAGATGTTCAAATATTAGTACCAATGTATCGTGGACCGATAGGCATCGATCAAATTAACAAAGTCATGCAAAAGCATTTTCATCCAAAAACGGCAAAAAACATTCAATACGCAGACAAAACGTATTATGTTGGCGATAAAGTCATTCAACTGGTTAATTCGCCTGAACGAGGCATTATGAATGGCGATATTGGTTATATTCACGACATGACAAAAACAGCCACTAACGATGATTTAATTGCGGTGATGTTTGATGGCAACAAAGTGTTTTATCATAAACCGGATTTAGAAGAACTCAATTTGGCTTATGCCATTTCAATTCATAAGTCACAGGGTAGTGAGTATGCGATTGTTATAATGCCTTTAGCTAATGGTTATCAGGTGATGCTAAGAAAAGAACTGCTCTATACTGGCATTACAAGAACTAAGTCACATTTATCACTGATTGGTGCCTTAGGACTGATTGAAAAATCAGCCAACATATTAAATGAGAAAAGACAAACCGCGCTAAAGTCATTTTTAGTTGAAGAAGACATTCAATTAGAAACGAACGAAGATGAACTATCGCCTTTTGATTTCTTAGATGAATGA
- a CDS encoding NAD(+) synthase, whose product MYNKGFLKVACVTPDLELGHPKFNVSKMIDALKSIKAGIALFPELAITGYNCGDLFYQESLSDDALKALSELLEKNPFDGFLAVGMPFDIDGVLYNVAVVIKKHQVLGMIPKKYLPNTGEFYEKRWFNSGLDTHIKQVKLFGMNVPFGDLLFQDLEKGIKFGVEICQDMWTTISPGNLLSLAGANMILNLSASNEYLYKEETRRTAVVDHSRRNNGAYLYASSGMMESSADTVFSGHNMVASAGTLVKEEIFNEPKTQILYADIDFGEINYKRRRDTNLKDVLHRLESEITYINVSFDESSDYTFTEPIDQTPFVPKKNIKKDFLKIKGIQIQALMKRLIHLGDQKLIIGVSGGLDSTLALMIAYETMMRLERPLADIIGVTMPGLGTSSRTKNNALELMKKLGITHMEKPIIDETNLHFDLIGHDKFNTDITYENTQARIRTMVLMNLANMHNGIVLGTGDLSEIALGFMTYNGDQMSMYGINAGLPKTLVSFMVLEFAKEYPTLKTILEDVVDTPISPELIKDQVTENILGKYVYNDFLLHRHLRCGDDEEKLVFMIKKTFNIDEELARSQVAYFLRRFYQQQFKRQTLPDSPKVLDISLSPRGDYRMPSDIKKW is encoded by the coding sequence ATGTACAATAAAGGTTTTTTAAAAGTGGCTTGTGTCACGCCTGACTTAGAACTTGGGCATCCTAAATTCAATGTGTCAAAGATGATTGATGCTTTAAAAAGCATTAAAGCGGGGATTGCACTTTTTCCTGAGTTAGCAATTACTGGTTATAATTGTGGTGATCTTTTTTATCAAGAATCACTGAGTGATGACGCGCTTAAAGCCTTAAGTGAATTGCTAGAAAAAAACCCATTCGATGGCTTTTTAGCCGTTGGTATGCCTTTTGACATCGATGGTGTTTTATATAATGTGGCCGTGGTGATCAAAAAACACCAGGTGCTTGGGATGATCCCAAAGAAGTACTTACCAAATACGGGTGAATTTTACGAGAAACGATGGTTTAATTCGGGACTTGACACACACATCAAGCAGGTTAAACTGTTTGGTATGAACGTGCCATTTGGTGACTTGCTTTTCCAAGATTTAGAAAAAGGCATCAAATTTGGTGTAGAGATTTGTCAAGACATGTGGACAACTATTTCACCTGGTAACCTATTAAGTTTAGCTGGTGCAAATATGATTCTTAATCTGAGCGCGAGCAATGAATACCTTTACAAAGAAGAAACAAGACGGACGGCTGTGGTTGACCATTCAAGACGAAATAATGGCGCGTACCTTTACGCCTCATCTGGAATGATGGAATCCAGTGCAGACACGGTTTTTAGTGGTCATAATATGGTTGCAAGCGCAGGGACACTCGTTAAAGAAGAAATTTTTAATGAGCCTAAAACGCAAATCCTTTACGCAGACATTGACTTTGGTGAAATTAACTACAAAAGAAGAAGAGATACCAATTTAAAAGACGTACTTCACAGATTAGAATCTGAGATCACTTACATCAATGTATCTTTTGATGAATCAAGCGATTATACCTTTACAGAACCAATTGACCAAACGCCTTTTGTACCAAAAAAGAATATCAAGAAAGACTTCTTGAAAATCAAAGGCATTCAAATTCAAGCATTAATGAAACGATTGATCCACTTAGGTGATCAAAAACTAATCATCGGTGTATCAGGGGGGCTAGATTCTACCCTAGCACTTATGATTGCATATGAAACAATGATGAGACTAGAACGTCCTCTAGCAGACATTATTGGTGTGACGATGCCCGGGTTAGGTACATCGTCTCGAACCAAAAACAATGCGCTTGAGCTAATGAAAAAATTAGGAATTACTCACATGGAAAAACCAATCATAGATGAGACAAACCTACATTTTGATTTGATTGGACATGATAAATTCAATACCGACATTACATACGAAAATACACAAGCTCGAATCAGAACGATGGTGTTGATGAATCTTGCAAACATGCACAATGGTATTGTCTTAGGCACGGGCGATTTATCAGAAATTGCCTTAGGATTTATGACGTATAATGGGGATCAAATGAGCATGTACGGCATTAATGCGGGTCTACCTAAAACATTGGTGTCTTTTATGGTCTTAGAATTTGCAAAAGAATACCCAACGCTAAAGACAATCTTAGAAGATGTGGTCGATACACCAATATCGCCTGAACTCATTAAAGACCAGGTGACAGAAAACATCCTGGGTAAATACGTTTATAATGATTTCTTGCTTCACCGTCATTTAAGATGTGGTGATGATGAAGAAAAACTTGTATTCATGATTAAAAAGACTTTCAATATCGATGAGGAATTAGCAAGAAGTCAGGTTGCTTATTTCCTAAGACGTTTTTATCAACAACAGTTTAAACGTCAAACACTTCCTGACAGTCCAAAAGTACTTGACATATCGTTGTCACCAAGAGGTGACTATCGTATGCCAAGTGATATAAAGAAATGGTGA
- a CDS encoding aldehyde dehydrogenase family protein, translating to MKYLKKQDDYFGQNFTRNNGFRKNQLRKLYFAIEKYEKEIEKALYLDLGKSQTEAQMTEIGLVKQAIRFNIKEINRFFKVKRVKTPLSNQPGKSYFLRQPYGKVLIISPWNYPFLLTLEPLVGAIASGNVVTLKPSEYSENTSLIIKEIINEALDRTVCEVVLGDYKVADHLLNQPFDYIFFTGSTAVGKIVMEKASKHLTPVTLELGGKSPVIVDKSANLKLAARRIVFGKYLNLGQTCIAPDYLLCDETILEELLNLIKQEIIKQFSHDPLTNQNYGKIINERHHLRLRRLMESGKIYYGGKLNDTQIEPTIITEVSLEDAIMKEEIFGPLLPVLTFKDIRDVYDIIEKNKTPLALYLFTQDEVVKRLIMRNIPFGGGAINDTIVHIANHHYGFGGVGSSGMGSYHGKYTLKTFTHEKSIHEKKNWIDIPLRYQPYSTKKTKWIKFFLK from the coding sequence ATGAAATACTTAAAAAAACAGGACGATTATTTCGGACAAAATTTCACAAGAAACAATGGTTTTCGAAAAAACCAACTTCGTAAACTGTACTTCGCGATTGAAAAATACGAAAAAGAGATTGAAAAAGCACTTTACCTTGATTTAGGTAAAAGTCAAACCGAAGCACAAATGACCGAGATTGGACTAGTCAAACAAGCCATACGCTTTAACATAAAAGAAATTAACCGCTTTTTTAAGGTAAAACGAGTAAAAACACCGTTAAGTAATCAACCTGGTAAGAGTTACTTTTTACGACAACCTTATGGCAAAGTCTTAATTATCAGCCCATGGAATTACCCTTTTTTACTGACTCTAGAACCACTTGTTGGCGCAATAGCTAGTGGAAATGTTGTTACTTTAAAACCATCTGAATATTCAGAGAACACCTCTTTGATCATTAAAGAAATCATCAATGAGGCTTTAGATCGTACGGTTTGTGAAGTTGTGCTCGGTGATTATAAAGTCGCCGATCATCTACTAAACCAACCGTTTGACTACATCTTTTTTACTGGTTCTACTGCCGTTGGTAAGATTGTCATGGAAAAAGCAAGTAAGCACTTAACACCCGTCACATTAGAGCTTGGTGGTAAGTCACCCGTGATCGTAGATAAATCGGCCAATCTAAAGTTAGCCGCTAGACGCATTGTTTTTGGTAAGTATTTAAACCTTGGACAAACCTGTATTGCACCTGATTACTTACTTTGTGATGAAACCATTTTAGAGGAGTTACTCAACCTGATTAAACAAGAAATAATCAAACAGTTTTCACATGACCCACTAACCAATCAAAACTATGGGAAAATTATTAACGAAAGACACCATTTGAGATTAAGACGGTTGATGGAAAGTGGAAAAATCTATTATGGCGGAAAACTCAATGACACACAAATTGAACCAACCATCATCACCGAGGTATCTCTTGAAGACGCCATCATGAAAGAAGAGATATTTGGGCCATTACTACCGGTTTTAACGTTTAAAGACATAAGAGACGTCTATGACATCATCGAAAAGAATAAAACACCACTTGCCCTATATTTATTCACACAAGACGAAGTGGTCAAACGACTCATCATGAGAAACATCCCTTTTGGTGGTGGTGCAATCAACGATACAATCGTTCATATTGCAAATCATCATTATGGTTTTGGTGGGGTTGGAAGTTCTGGCATGGGCAGTTATCATGGTAAGTATACCCTTAAGACCTTCACACATGAAAAATCAATACACGAGAAAAAAAATTGGATTGATATCCCTTTGAGATATCAACCCTATTCAACTAAAAAAACAAAGTGGATTAAATTTTTCCTAAAATAG
- a CDS encoding DUF2179 domain-containing protein: MIDRLIEILTITSFLELFLIFFAKIIEVSIGTLRIILINKGYRRIGVILALIEIILWVFIASRVINGIQESPMKGIMYSLGFAVGVYVGSKLEEKIAFGKVLIQTITSVASGKEIADFLRKEGYGVTIIDGRGKDETRSVLMLYSNRRGSNEVIEKIQKINPKAMVIINDVSTLSGGFISPMKSLLK; this comes from the coding sequence ATGATTGACAGACTCATCGAAATCTTAACAATTACATCTTTCTTAGAACTTTTCTTGATTTTTTTTGCAAAAATCATTGAGGTATCGATTGGTACACTGCGTATCATCTTAATTAATAAAGGCTACAGACGCATTGGCGTTATCTTGGCATTAATCGAAATCATCCTATGGGTATTTATTGCCTCACGAGTAATTAATGGCATCCAAGAATCACCAATGAAGGGCATCATGTATTCTTTAGGGTTTGCTGTAGGGGTTTATGTGGGTTCCAAATTGGAAGAAAAGATTGCCTTTGGAAAAGTACTTATTCAAACCATCACAAGTGTTGCCTCCGGTAAGGAAATTGCCGATTTTTTAAGAAAAGAAGGTTATGGTGTGACCATCATCGATGGCCGCGGTAAAGACGAGACACGTTCGGTACTAATGCTTTATTCGAATCGAAGAGGCTCAAATGAAGTCATCGAAAAAATACAAAAGATTAACCCAAAAGCCATGGTTATTATCAACGACGTATCAACGTTATCCGGCGGATTCATTTCACCGATGAAATCACTATTAAAATAA
- the mnmA gene encoding tRNA 2-thiouridine(34) synthase MnmA yields the protein MKKKVILGLSGGVDSSVALVRLLEQGYDVEAVFMRNWDSATNDDVLGNPTVNDEVCAQEVDYMDAKKVADQLGVVLHRVDFTQEYWDEVFQYFLSEYQKGRTPNPDILCNTEIKFKAFLAYAESLNADYIAMGHYANVGLVDGKQALKRAKDDNKDQTYFLSQLTEKQIEKAMFPIGDIDKPEVREIALKHNLAVAKKKDSTGICFIGERRFTEFLSNYLLAQKGRMTTLDGTYIKDHDGLMYYTIGQRKGLGIGGNSEFDTQPWFVVGKDIENNVLFVEQGFDHPYLYSNECIVKDVVFRGNKELTNRTFTAKFRYRQKDNDVNLEWLDETTLRVTYSQGVRAVTPGQAAAFYEGDVCVAGGFIDTVYQDGKKRNY from the coding sequence ATGAAGAAAAAAGTAATCCTTGGTTTATCTGGGGGTGTGGATTCTAGTGTGGCACTTGTGCGTTTACTAGAACAAGGTTATGACGTTGAAGCCGTGTTTATGAGAAACTGGGATTCGGCAACCAACGATGACGTTTTAGGAAATCCAACGGTTAACGATGAAGTTTGTGCACAAGAAGTTGATTACATGGACGCAAAAAAAGTGGCAGATCAACTTGGCGTTGTGCTTCATCGTGTCGATTTTACACAAGAATATTGGGATGAAGTATTTCAATATTTTTTAAGTGAATACCAAAAGGGAAGAACACCGAATCCAGATATTTTATGTAATACCGAAATTAAATTTAAAGCCTTCTTAGCTTACGCAGAATCTTTAAATGCTGACTACATTGCAATGGGTCACTATGCCAATGTAGGCTTAGTTGACGGCAAACAAGCACTCAAAAGAGCAAAAGATGACAACAAAGACCAAACGTATTTTTTGTCTCAGTTAACTGAAAAACAAATCGAAAAAGCGATGTTTCCAATCGGGGATATCGATAAACCTGAAGTTCGTGAAATTGCGTTAAAACATAACTTAGCGGTTGCCAAAAAGAAGGACTCTACTGGCATTTGCTTTATTGGTGAACGTCGCTTTACGGAATTTTTAAGCAACTATTTATTGGCTCAAAAAGGAAGAATGACCACGCTTGATGGTACCTATATCAAAGATCATGACGGCCTAATGTATTACACCATCGGGCAACGAAAAGGTCTTGGCATCGGTGGGAATAGTGAATTTGATACACAACCTTGGTTTGTGGTTGGAAAAGACATCGAAAACAATGTTCTATTTGTTGAACAAGGGTTTGATCATCCTTACCTATACTCAAACGAATGTATTGTAAAAGACGTCGTATTTAGAGGAAATAAAGAGTTAACAAACCGCACCTTCACCGCTAAGTTTAGATACCGACAAAAAGACAACGACGTTAACCTTGAATGGTTAGACGAAACGACCCTTAGAGTGACTTATTCCCAAGGCGTAAGAGCGGTAACACCTGGGCAAGCAGCGGCTTTTTATGAAGGCGATGTTTGTGTGGCAGGTGGGTTTATTGATACGGTTTATCAAGACGGAAAGAAGCGTAATTATTAA